One window of the Schistosoma mansoni, WGS project CABG00000000 data, supercontig 0237, strain Puerto Rico, whole genome shotgun sequence genome contains the following:
- a CDS encoding XP_018647343.1 produces the protein MKRTKQKSCAMEMAGKLTRYEQALINIYSQTKMNDRHAMNKMRNVHTHALI, from the coding sequence atgaagcgaacGAAGCAAAAATCATGCGcaatggagatggctgggaagctaactcgctatgagcaagcattaatcaacatttatagtcagacaaaaatgaatgacagacatgcgatgaataagatgcgaaatgtgcatacacatgcgctcatataa